One Metamycoplasma canadense DNA segment encodes these proteins:
- the rplJ gene encoding 50S ribosomal protein L10, with protein MSALRDAKVLVVDEISKNLNESKALYVASYKTLDVASLQVIRRELAKYGVLVKVYKNRLVKQALKSTEQESLNDLLLGQNLFVFAKQDDLTTLKALVKFKKEFPALELVAGIYENKVVDAKNLDEISKLPSYEESLMILGNSLLAPIKNLAIGLNELVKQGNLSE; from the coding sequence ATGAGTGCATTAAGAGATGCTAAAGTTTTAGTTGTTGATGAAATCTCTAAAAACTTAAATGAGTCAAAAGCTTTATATGTAGCTTCATATAAAACATTAGATGTAGCCTCATTACAAGTTATTCGTAGAGAATTAGCTAAATACGGCGTTTTAGTAAAAGTTTATAAAAACCGTTTAGTAAAACAAGCTTTAAAGTCAACCGAACAAGAATCGTTAAATGATTTATTGCTTGGACAGAATCTTTTTGTTTTTGCTAAGCAAGACGATTTAACAACTTTAAAAGCTTTAGTAAAATTTAAAAAAGAATTCCCTGCTTTAGAATTAGTTGCTGGAATTTATGAAAATAAAGTTGTTGATGCAAAAAACTTAGACGAAATATCAAAACTTCCTTCATACGAAGAATCACTTATGATTCTTGGAAATTCATTACTTGCACCAATTAAAAATCTTGCAATTGGTTTAAATGAATTAGTAAAACAAGGAAATTTATCAGAATAA
- the rplL gene encoding 50S ribosomal protein L7/L12: protein MAKLTKEEFVSALKEMNIKEVMELVEGLKEEFGIDPTAVVAAAAPAAAEAVEEKTLFNVTLKSDGGNKLAVIKAVKDLLGLGLMDAKKLVESAPALLKENVKKEEAEELKAKLAEVKAEVVLD from the coding sequence ATGGCTAAATTAACAAAAGAAGAATTTGTTTCAGCATTAAAAGAAATGAACATTAAAGAAGTTATGGAATTAGTAGAAGGATTAAAAGAAGAATTTGGAATTGATCCTACTGCTGTTGTAGCTGCTGCTGCTCCAGCTGCTGCTGAAGCTGTTGAAGAAAAAACATTATTCAATGTAACACTAAAATCAGATGGTGGAAATAAATTAGCTGTTATTAAGGCAGTTAAAGACTTATTAGGTTTAGGTTTAATGGATGCTAAGAAATTAGTTGAATCTGCACCTGCACTATTAAAAGAAAATGTTAAGAAAGAAGAAGCAGAAGAATTAAAAGCTAAACTAGCTGAAGTTAAAGCTGAAGTAGTTTTAGATTAA
- a CDS encoding RluA family pseudouridine synthase: MLKLVVNYPDRIDKYVTNNSTITRNDIQQLIQEGAVFVNKIKINKNKFIVKENDEIEIIKVIEKQQNIEEQNIEIDIIYENDDYIIINKPSNLVVHPAPGHHDNTLVNGLMYHFKNNLSNINGLLRLGVVHRIDKDTSGLLIIAKNNETHNYFASLLKEHKINRTYLAIVDGKIPNKKIHIDLPIGRDFKNRQKYTVTEQNSKNAYTMIEVLEYLKINNKDKTLVKCNLKTGRTHQIRVHLKYINHPVYGDPIYNKKVDEFNQRLHAVELDFIDNKGKKMHFEAPIPEIMKKEIEASK; encoded by the coding sequence ATGTTAAAGCTAGTAGTTAATTATCCGGATAGAATTGATAAATATGTAACAAACAATTCAACCATTACAAGAAACGATATACAGCAACTTATTCAAGAAGGCGCTGTTTTTGTAAATAAAATTAAAATTAATAAAAATAAATTTATCGTTAAAGAAAACGATGAAATAGAAATTATAAAGGTAATTGAAAAGCAACAAAATATTGAAGAACAAAATATAGAAATTGATATTATTTATGAAAATGATGATTATATAATAATTAATAAGCCTTCAAATTTAGTAGTTCATCCTGCTCCAGGGCATCATGATAATACATTAGTTAATGGTTTAATGTATCATTTTAAGAATAATTTAAGTAATATTAATGGTTTACTTCGTTTAGGTGTTGTTCACCGTATTGATAAAGATACAAGTGGTCTTTTAATAATTGCTAAAAATAATGAAACTCATAATTATTTTGCTTCTTTATTAAAAGAACATAAAATTAATCGAACTTATTTAGCAATTGTTGATGGAAAAATACCAAATAAAAAAATTCATATTGATCTACCAATTGGAAGGGATTTTAAGAATCGACAAAAATACACAGTTACTGAACAAAATTCTAAAAATGCTTATACAATGATTGAGGTTTTAGAATACTTAAAAATTAATAATAAAGATAAAACTTTAGTTAAATGTAATTTAAAAACAGGAAGAACACATCAAATAAGAGTTCATTTAAAATATATTAATCATCCAGTATATGGCGATCCAATTTACAACAAAAAAGTAGATGAGTTTAATCAAAGATTACATGCAGTTGAACTAGATTTTATTGATAATAAAGGAAAAAAAATGCATTTTGAAGCGCCAATTCCTGAAATTATGAAAAAAGAAATTGAAGCTAGCAAATAA
- the rpsG gene encoding 30S ribosomal protein S7 encodes MSRKHKAPVRDVLADPVFNSKIITKLINTIMLDGKKSVAESILYNSFEIIKQKTGKEPLEVFNIALENVSPQLEVRSRRVGGSNYQVPCEVSAKRKQTLALRWIIQYARLRNDKTMEEKLAHEIIDASNKMGGAIKKREDTHKMAESNKAFAHFRW; translated from the coding sequence ATGTCAAGAAAACACAAAGCACCAGTTAGAGATGTTTTAGCAGATCCAGTTTTTAACTCAAAAATTATTACCAAATTAATTAACACTATTATGTTAGATGGTAAAAAATCTGTTGCTGAAAGCATTTTATATAACTCATTTGAAATAATTAAACAAAAAACAGGTAAAGAACCATTAGAAGTATTTAATATAGCATTAGAAAATGTAAGTCCTCAATTAGAAGTTCGTTCAAGAAGAGTTGGTGGATCTAACTACCAAGTTCCTTGTGAAGTTAGTGCTAAAAGAAAACAAACATTAGCATTAAGATGAATTATTCAATATGCAAGATTAAGAAATGATAAAACCATGGAAGAAAAGTTAGCGCATGAAATTATTGATGCTTCAAATAAAATGGGTGGAGCTATTAAAAAACGTGAAGATACTCATAAAATGGCTGAATCAAATAAAGCATTTGCTCACTTTAGATGATAA
- a CDS encoding YigZ family protein — MKFIEIKKSKFIPFLFDIGSKEEVKNIIESLWKEHKKARHIVYAFTIKNNDVTINGYSDDKEPKGVAGIPLYSFLKNNSLENKLIVIVRYFGGIELGKSNLLRAYLQAAKLLI; from the coding sequence GTGAAGTTTATTGAAATCAAGAAATCAAAATTTATTCCTTTTTTATTTGATATAGGTTCAAAAGAAGAGGTAAAAAATATTATTGAATCACTTTGGAAAGAACATAAAAAAGCAAGACATATCGTTTATGCTTTTACAATTAAAAATAATGATGTTACTATTAATGGATACAGTGATGATAAAGAACCTAAGGGTGTTGCTGGTATACCTTTATATTCTTTTTTAAAAAATAATAGCTTAGAAAATAAATTAATTGTTATAGTTCGATATTTTGGCGGTATTGAATTAGGAAAAAGCAATTTATTAAGAGCATATTTACAAGCTGCTAAGTTACTAATTTAA
- a CDS encoding putative immunoglobulin-blocking virulence protein, with protein MAFLKNKKNKIVFFSLIATIVASSSFGTVIFMANQKNRNGIEYNNDFGAKSELFHKGTPDTTNAIPSITDHGLKEIEKPILIEKAPEPIPELVPIPPVSPTEPKKEEIKPEIKPELKPKPIPIPKPPVIIEQPKEEIKPSPTPKPIPQPKPEIKKDETEKILEINGVRVKATVTPPKERVQDPRYVKANIANPKPYRSVIVGTITNVEVTDELRKATVNSLKNDKEGLKNYFPSYITDIVDTPESKYFNPDDYIKQNEGVWLKFLDKFKRLLDSPRVTEFLIPGAAEEYKNKQFKTLNRKYAWLISKLDYSKFTKLGKGAEKYLKEGYTASPDNAYINENGELDSYTYSPAPGYNKVTSRLERDNKKRRGIPIKGYYGRTPDQISSGNYPGWDKQDVTKTKFKEFGVGGSDGIRITELTNKNPEEGDLKKATVVEIDASNFQGYAKTKKLIEDLKAKNIEITSYRIKNMGKKDVNQTFKEILSALPDRLTQLELFFDHRATNTASLIALENKSIKELGLYTLGNSLLDDWSINPLSFRKVEWINTIDYNVSKQNKAGADIATRITFNTLAFEESDILKTESDKYKRINEGLSLVYYSRNNEGAFQGNFGPGNDPDHDEGNNSYPTRLDFSRAPSIRSLKGLKFYDWITNSGKKPRKLKNVKFYNNNSWYAISGYDLDNAQFDTVMALGEPGMPPTKIEFSNGLETDRIRITSKEKLTDSALSNLNLLINLSRISRQIEIPQDASSELKSQLESNGYKVSYESDETFN; from the coding sequence ATGGCATTTCTAAAAAATAAAAAAAATAAAATTGTATTTTTCAGTTTAATAGCAACAATTGTTGCATCTTCAAGTTTTGGAACTGTTATATTTATGGCAAATCAAAAAAATAGAAATGGAATTGAATATAATAATGATTTTGGAGCAAAAAGTGAATTATTTCACAAAGGAACACCAGATACAACTAACGCTATACCTTCAATTACAGATCACGGTTTAAAAGAAATAGAAAAACCAATTCTAATTGAAAAAGCTCCAGAACCTATTCCTGAATTAGTTCCAATCCCGCCAGTTTCACCAACAGAACCTAAAAAAGAAGAAATAAAACCTGAAATTAAGCCAGAATTAAAACCTAAACCAATCCCTATTCCAAAGCCACCTGTTATTATCGAACAACCTAAAGAAGAAATAAAACCATCACCAACTCCTAAACCAATTCCGCAACCCAAACCTGAAATTAAAAAGGATGAAACAGAGAAAATATTAGAAATAAACGGTGTTAGGGTTAAAGCTACTGTTACGCCACCAAAAGAAAGAGTGCAGGATCCAAGGTACGTTAAAGCTAATATTGCAAACCCTAAACCATATCGAAGTGTTATTGTGGGCACCATAACAAATGTTGAAGTTACTGATGAGTTAAGAAAAGCGACAGTAAATAGTTTGAAAAATGATAAAGAAGGTCTTAAAAACTATTTTCCTTCATATATTACTGATATTGTCGATACTCCCGAATCAAAATATTTTAATCCAGATGATTACATTAAACAAAACGAAGGAGTTTGGTTAAAGTTTTTAGATAAATTTAAAAGATTACTTGATAGTCCAAGAGTTACTGAGTTTTTAATTCCCGGTGCAGCGGAAGAATATAAAAATAAACAATTTAAAACATTAAATCGTAAATATGCTTGATTAATTAGTAAATTAGATTATTCTAAATTTACAAAATTAGGCAAAGGTGCTGAAAAATATTTAAAAGAAGGTTATACAGCTTCACCCGATAATGCTTATATTAATGAAAACGGTGAGCTTGATTCATATACATATTCACCTGCCCCTGGTTATAATAAAGTAACATCTAGATTAGAAAGAGATAACAAAAAAAGACGTGGTATTCCAATAAAAGGATATTATGGAAGAACTCCTGATCAAATTAGTAGCGGAAATTACCCAGGTTGAGATAAACAAGATGTAACGAAAACAAAATTTAAAGAATTCGGAGTCGGAGGATCTGACGGTATTAGAATTACTGAGCTAACGAATAAAAATCCTGAAGAAGGAGATTTGAAAAAAGCTACTGTTGTTGAAATTGACGCATCTAATTTCCAAGGTTATGCAAAAACTAAAAAATTAATTGAAGATTTAAAAGCAAAAAATATTGAAATTACTTCATATCGTATTAAAAATATGGGTAAAAAAGATGTTAATCAAACTTTTAAAGAAATTTTATCAGCTCTACCAGATAGATTAACTCAACTAGAATTATTTTTTGATCATCGAGCAACTAACACTGCTTCATTGATTGCTCTTGAAAATAAAAGTATCAAAGAACTTGGATTATATACATTAGGAAATTCACTTTTAGATGATTGAAGCATTAATCCTCTATCGTTTAGAAAAGTTGAGTGAATTAATACAATTGATTATAACGTAAGTAAACAAAATAAAGCAGGTGCTGATATTGCAACAAGAATTACTTTTAACACGTTAGCTTTTGAAGAAAGTGATATTTTAAAAACTGAATCTGATAAATACAAAAGAATAAATGAAGGATTAAGTTTAGTTTATTATTCTAGAAATAACGAAGGTGCCTTTCAAGGTAATTTTGGACCAGGTAATGATCCCGATCACGACGAAGGGAATAATAGCTATCCAACCCGGCTTGATTTTTCAAGAGCTCCTTCAATAAGATCATTAAAAGGTCTAAAATTTTATGATTGAATTACAAATTCTGGAAAGAAACCAAGAAAATTAAAGAATGTTAAATTTTATAATAATAATTCTTGATACGCGATTAGTGGTTATGATCTAGATAACGCACAATTCGATACAGTTATGGCTTTAGGTGAACCAGGAATGCCACCTACAAAGATTGAATTTAGTAACGGATTAGAAACTGATAGAATAAGAATTACATCTAAAGAAAAATTAACAGATTCTGCGTTATCTAATTTAAATTTATTAATTAATTTGTCTAGAATTTCAAGACAAATTGAAATTCCACAAGACGCATCAAGTGAATTAAAATCTCAATTAGAAAGCAATGGTTATAAAGTCTCATATGAATCAGACGAAACATTTAACTAA
- the rpsL gene encoding 30S ribosomal protein S12, with protein sequence MPTVAQLVKQGRKDKTSKSKAPALLKMYNSLQKKEKIIPAPFKRGVCTRVATMTPKKPNSAIRKYARVRLSNGQEVTAYIPGEGHNLQEHSVVLIRGGKVNDLPGVRYTIVRGTQDATGVNNRKQARSVYGTKKPKSN encoded by the coding sequence ATGCCTACAGTTGCTCAATTAGTTAAACAAGGCCGTAAAGATAAAACATCTAAATCAAAAGCACCTGCTTTATTAAAAATGTATAACTCTTTACAAAAGAAAGAAAAAATCATTCCTGCGCCATTTAAACGTGGTGTATGTACTCGTGTGGCTACAATGACACCTAAAAAACCTAACTCAGCTATTCGTAAATATGCTCGTGTTAGATTATCAAATGGTCAAGAAGTTACAGCATATATTCCAGGAGAAGGACATAATTTACAAGAACACTCAGTTGTTTTAATTCGTGGTGGTAAGGTTAATGATTTACCTGGAGTTAGATATACAATCGTTCGTGGAACACAAGATGCTACTGGAGTTAATAATAGAAAACAAGCTCGTTCAGTATATGGAACAAAAAAACCAAAAAGTAATTAA
- the fusA gene encoding elongation factor G, with protein sequence MSREYKLEDYRNIGIMAHIDAGKTTTTERVLFHTGKIHKIGETHEGASQMDWMVQEQERGITITSAATTAYWKNKRLNIIDTPGHVDFTIEVERSLRVLDGAVAVLDAQSGVEPQTETVWRQATNYRVPRIVYVNKMDKMGANFKASVESLRKLLGANAHAIQLNIGEEAQFTGIIDLVTMKAYEFDGSVDENMKEIEIPAHLKDEAQLMRGSLAESLADFNEEIMELLLMEEEISPELMKKAIRTATLTSTYFPVVCGTSFKNKGVKFMLDAVVDYLPSPLDIPPMKAYKGEQEITIPASDDEFFSSLAFKVMNDPFVGNLTFFRVYSGVITKGSYVSNSTKGEKERLSRILLMHANSRTDIEEVRAGDIAAAVGLKYTTTGDTLIDEKHKDIVLENMNFPEPVISQAIEPKTKDASEKLSLALQRLGAEDPTFKYYTDEETGQTIIAGMGELHLDIIVDRLKREFKVEVSVGAPQVSYRETITKSADVEGIHKKQSGGKGQYGHVWIKYEPNPDGGFEFIDKIVGGKIPKEYIKSIEKGLKEKMEIGILAGYPMIDIKATLFDGSYHEVDSSELAYKIAASKSLTKGREQLGTVLLEPIMDVAVVVPEDFFGDVMGDISRRRGQVRDNETRNDGAHVIKAYIPLSEMFGYATQLRSMTTGRGTYQMWFDHYEKLPRNLADEIIKKRGGKASVEED encoded by the coding sequence ATGTCAAGAGAATATAAATTAGAAGATTATCGTAATATTGGTATTATGGCTCATATTGATGCTGGTAAGACCACCACAACAGAAAGAGTTTTATTTCATACCGGTAAAATTCATAAAATTGGTGAAACACATGAAGGTGCTTCACAAATGGATTGAATGGTTCAAGAACAAGAACGTGGTATTACTATTACATCAGCTGCTACTACAGCATATTGAAAAAATAAAAGATTAAATATTATTGATACTCCAGGACACGTGGACTTTACCATTGAGGTTGAACGTTCATTGCGTGTTTTAGATGGAGCTGTAGCTGTTTTGGATGCACAATCAGGTGTTGAACCACAAACAGAAACAGTTTGAAGACAAGCTACAAACTATAGAGTTCCAAGAATTGTTTATGTTAATAAAATGGATAAAATGGGTGCTAATTTTAAAGCATCAGTAGAATCTTTAAGAAAACTATTAGGAGCTAATGCCCATGCTATTCAATTAAATATTGGTGAAGAAGCTCAATTTACTGGTATTATCGATCTAGTAACCATGAAAGCATATGAATTTGATGGTAGTGTAGATGAAAATATGAAGGAAATTGAAATTCCAGCTCATTTAAAAGATGAAGCACAATTAATGAGAGGCTCATTAGCTGAATCATTAGCAGATTTTAATGAAGAAATAATGGAATTACTATTGATGGAAGAAGAAATTTCCCCTGAATTAATGAAAAAAGCAATCAGAACTGCAACATTAACTTCAACATACTTCCCAGTTGTTTGTGGTACATCATTTAAAAACAAAGGTGTTAAATTCATGCTAGATGCCGTTGTTGATTACTTACCAAGTCCATTGGATATTCCACCTATGAAAGCATACAAGGGTGAACAAGAAATTACTATTCCGGCTTCTGATGATGAATTCTTTTCATCACTAGCATTTAAGGTTATGAATGACCCATTTGTTGGAAATTTAACATTCTTTAGAGTTTATAGTGGGGTTATAACAAAAGGATCATATGTTTCTAACTCAACTAAGGGTGAAAAAGAAAGACTTAGCCGTATTTTGTTAATGCACGCTAATTCAAGAACTGATATTGAAGAAGTTAGAGCAGGTGATATTGCTGCTGCTGTTGGTTTAAAATATACAACAACCGGTGATACATTAATTGATGAAAAACACAAAGATATTGTTCTAGAAAATATGAACTTCCCAGAACCAGTTATTTCTCAAGCTATTGAACCAAAAACTAAAGATGCTTCAGAAAAATTATCTTTAGCTTTACAACGTTTAGGAGCTGAAGATCCAACATTTAAATATTACACCGATGAAGAAACAGGTCAAACAATTATTGCAGGTATGGGTGAATTACATCTTGATATTATTGTTGATAGATTAAAACGTGAATTTAAAGTTGAAGTAAGTGTTGGTGCTCCTCAAGTTTCATACCGTGAAACAATTACTAAATCAGCTGATGTTGAAGGAATTCATAAAAAACAATCAGGTGGTAAAGGTCAATATGGTCACGTATGAATTAAATATGAACCAAACCCAGATGGTGGCTTTGAATTTATTGATAAAATTGTTGGTGGTAAAATTCCAAAAGAATATATTAAGTCTATTGAAAAAGGTCTTAAAGAAAAAATGGAAATTGGTATTCTTGCTGGTTATCCAATGATCGATATTAAAGCAACATTATTTGATGGTTCATACCACGAAGTCGATTCTTCTGAATTAGCTTATAAAATAGCTGCTTCTAAATCATTAACTAAAGGTCGTGAACAACTAGGCACAGTTTTATTAGAACCTATTATGGATGTTGCTGTTGTTGTTCCAGAAGATTTCTTTGGTGATGTTATGGGTGATATTTCACGTAGAAGAGGTCAAGTTCGTGATAACGAAACAAGAAATGATGGTGCCCATGTTATTAAAGCATATATCCCATTAAGCGAAATGTTTGGTTACGCAACACAATTAAGATCAATGACAACAGGACGTGGAACATATCAAATGTGATTTGATCATTATGAAAAACTACCTCGTAATTTAGCTGATGAAATTATCAAAAAACGTGGTGGAAAAGCTTCAGTTGAAGAAGATTAA
- the mip gene encoding Ig-specific serine endopeptidase MIP, whose protein sequence is MKEKLNFKNIKKNYALLSFLPFVLVPTIPLISCEKKEDKEEKTLKSNLDLLKKELENFKNSNETSINSKQYTDGDILAKEVEEFLKKENKNITELRKYTNKINNAITNIKNEDKRIKENIKNNENNLKPDESLKYSDEDFSKDISSLISDNLDDKLVLMFDNFLGATDKKNIFASELQENASSLKIKSKDEELNKKIIFKVESVILEDNANRTGEAKINVSFINKATLKRKNNIYSLSGLRTSPDNNDSNGKQPNNKLGPNATTSEINEYVSLNQMQRFEKDNKKYLEGLKSHLEFKAGVKKWSDLWPNVKATEKQIAEHDKKAKQLGQDSFENSAYKGFTTPSYNEDGTIDGVNLTSYELGKQPSWVDTIGKKDIYKTNGLARRIINEKYLDIAKQTFSLRLTNLNDYSDEIAKAEYAIKHWQDPNNEDEFKKLNAEKLEKIKKDREKVEEELNNKIINNKDPHLTEAFQKEKDDALEGYDKEIKRLENHNTTEEIEGLKKDIEEYRKKAAEKRESKSETGTAWILDYQLDTNGYPTKWYLGTNSHVAKAITNKLQAFTITKIDNDLKVGAKLRISEMDDNITSFNFQTPSAIRKVFDGTDYLKTSPKEFLSEKQKKEFDDLEEFVDFAVIEIDFSKIDKFTAVSNDKDVANKYPKVSDPNFSSEIAKEITNNYANNEDKHIKFIKNSYLKDFNKIEYPIKGELPKNIDHLYALGWPSSTHDYYLEDYIDNDQKNRVKFGYSHSLWTNNDSDYYKAKITQDESGPSSIPKAKLDRGNFLSYQIGYRSFAFKPGVTDTFIAAPKIGDDFYYVDGKRYVNMGLGYIPRRWAPIGGASGSSIRNQNNELVSIYYATNDNARVGLSVAFRSEGFNYEGLYGKYNLPQYDLIYGGGENQKNSYREALQKIYKEKNIKTNLFKNGLNEIPEEFKFSS, encoded by the coding sequence ATGAAAGAAAAATTAAATTTTAAAAATATTAAGAAAAATTATGCATTATTATCATTTTTGCCATTTGTATTAGTGCCAACTATCCCCTTAATATCTTGTGAAAAAAAAGAAGATAAAGAAGAAAAAACACTTAAATCAAATTTAGATTTATTAAAAAAAGAATTAGAAAATTTTAAAAACTCAAATGAAACATCCATTAATTCTAAACAATATACAGATGGTGACATACTAGCTAAAGAAGTTGAAGAATTTCTAAAAAAAGAAAATAAAAATATTACTGAACTTAGAAAGTATACAAACAAGATTAACAATGCCATTACGAATATCAAAAATGAAGATAAAAGAATAAAAGAAAATATTAAAAACAATGAAAACAATTTAAAACCAGATGAATCCTTAAAATATTCTGATGAAGACTTTTCAAAAGATATTTCATCATTAATTTCTGATAATTTGGATGATAAATTAGTTTTAATGTTTGATAATTTTTTAGGTGCAACTGATAAAAAAAATATCTTTGCAAGTGAACTTCAAGAAAATGCTTCAAGTTTGAAAATTAAGTCTAAAGATGAAGAATTAAATAAAAAAATTATATTTAAAGTTGAAAGCGTTATTTTAGAAGATAATGCTAATCGAACAGGAGAAGCTAAGATTAATGTTTCATTCATAAACAAGGCAACTTTAAAAAGAAAAAATAATATTTATTCATTAAGTGGTTTGAGAACTTCACCAGATAATAATGATTCAAATGGTAAACAACCAAATAATAAATTAGGTCCAAATGCAACCACTTCAGAAATAAATGAATATGTTAGTTTAAATCAAATGCAAAGATTTGAAAAAGATAATAAAAAGTATTTGGAAGGATTAAAAAGTCATTTAGAATTTAAGGCTGGTGTTAAAAAATGAAGCGATTTATGACCTAATGTAAAAGCAACTGAAAAACAAATTGCAGAACATGATAAAAAAGCTAAACAATTAGGACAAGACAGTTTTGAAAATTCAGCATATAAAGGTTTTACTACACCTTCTTATAATGAAGATGGCACTATTGATGGCGTTAATTTAACATCTTATGAATTAGGAAAACAACCTTCATGAGTTGACACAATTGGCAAGAAAGATATTTATAAAACAAATGGTTTAGCACGCCGTATAATTAATGAAAAATATTTGGATATTGCTAAACAAACATTTTCTTTAAGATTAACTAATTTAAACGATTATAGTGATGAAATAGCAAAGGCCGAGTATGCAATAAAACATTGACAAGATCCAAATAATGAAGATGAATTTAAAAAATTAAACGCTGAAAAACTAGAAAAGATAAAAAAAGATAGAGAAAAGGTTGAAGAAGAACTAAATAATAAAATAATCAATAATAAAGATCCTCATCTTACTGAGGCATTTCAAAAAGAAAAAGATGATGCTTTAGAAGGTTATGACAAAGAAATTAAGAGATTAGAAAATCATAATACAACTGAAGAAATTGAAGGATTGAAAAAAGATATTGAAGAATATAGAAAAAAAGCAGCTGAAAAAAGAGAATCAAAATCCGAAACAGGTACTGCTTGAATTTTAGATTATCAATTAGATACTAACGGCTATCCAACAAAATGATATTTAGGTACAAACTCACATGTTGCGAAGGCTATTACTAATAAATTACAAGCTTTTACGATTACAAAAATTGATAATGATTTAAAAGTTGGAGCTAAATTAAGAATTTCAGAAATGGATGATAACATAACGTCATTTAATTTTCAAACCCCAAGTGCTATTAGAAAAGTATTTGATGGAACTGATTATTTAAAAACTAGTCCTAAAGAATTTTTATCTGAGAAGCAAAAAAAAGAATTTGATGATTTGGAAGAATTTGTTGATTTTGCAGTTATTGAAATCGATTTTTCAAAAATAGATAAATTTACAGCTGTTTCAAATGATAAAGATGTTGCAAATAAATACCCAAAAGTTAGTGATCCTAATTTTTCTTCTGAAATAGCAAAAGAAATAACAAATAATTACGCAAATAATGAAGATAAACATATTAAATTTATAAAAAACTCATATTTAAAAGATTTTAATAAAATTGAATACCCGATAAAAGGAGAATTACCTAAAAATATTGATCATTTATATGCGCTAGGTTGACCTTCTTCAACACACGATTATTATTTAGAAGATTATATTGATAATGATCAAAAAAATAGAGTTAAATTTGGATATTCACATAGTTTATGAACAAATAATGATTCAGATTATTATAAAGCTAAAATTACCCAAGATGAAAGTGGACCTTCTTCAATTCCAAAAGCTAAATTAGATCGAGGTAATTTTTTATCATATCAAATCGGATATCGTTCATTTGCTTTTAAGCCTGGAGTTACTGATACATTTATAGCAGCTCCTAAAATTGGCGATGATTTTTACTATGTAGATGGAAAAAGATATGTAAATATGGGCCTTGGATATATTCCTAGACGTTGAGCTCCAATTGGAGGCGCTTCTGGTTCATCAATTAGAAATCAAAATAATGAATTAGTTTCAATTTATTATGCAACTAATGATAATGCTAGAGTAGGTTTATCAGTTGCTTTTAGATCTGAAGGCTTTAATTATGAAGGATTATATGGAAAATATAATTTACCACAATATGATTTAATTTATGGTGGCGGAGAAAATCAAAAAAATTCATATCGTGAAGCATTACAAAAAATATACAAAGAAAAAAATATAAAAACTAATTTATTTAAAAATGGACTTAATGAAATACCTGAAGAATTTAAATTTAGTTCATAA